A genomic region of Candidatus Thermoplasmatota archaeon contains the following coding sequences:
- a CDS encoding transposase, which yields MLVKGVVFRLETGLPSEVKSLLEDFRLAVNNAIRAGLQARVTSRNALNRIAYKDFRHEYPRMYAQHLVSAFEVAGSVLKNHRRLVRKGVARRIPYVRRLMMKAENQAYKLDRESGTVDLPIRAGCHVKLNLIVSQYHRKYLDDSTLSLGSLTLLSDRVMIAFRKVAPAPYTPASVLSLDTNERSLDGVFVDSHSEAAVTVKAEFPDVAIIQHRHHDRRRRLQRKKAHDRRTARNLCRREGTREHHRIEYRLHQVADAVLSLAEDKKSAVVLEDLTGIRYKRGKDLNRRLGLWPRRKLHQIIEYKAQWKGIPVVKVDPRYSSRKCPACGRIQDSRMGTEFVCECGWHLDRHINASINLLQTAISNGMAGGLRFDPGAFQHDVV from the coding sequence TCAAGGGGGTCGTATTCCGGCTTGAGACGGGTCTTCCATCGGAGGTGAAGTCCCTGCTCGAGGACTTCAGATTGGCGGTCAACAACGCGATTCGAGCCGGTCTCCAGGCGAGAGTAACCTCGAGAAACGCCTTGAATAGAATCGCGTACAAGGACTTTCGCCATGAATACCCGAGGATGTATGCTCAGCATCTTGTATCAGCGTTCGAGGTCGCTGGCAGCGTCCTCAAGAACCATCGCAGGCTCGTTCGCAAAGGCGTTGCGCGCAGGATTCCATATGTCAGGCGCCTCATGATGAAGGCAGAGAACCAGGCGTACAAACTTGATCGTGAGTCCGGAACCGTAGACCTTCCGATTAGAGCCGGCTGCCATGTGAAATTGAATCTCATCGTCAGCCAGTATCATCGGAAGTATCTGGATGACTCTACTCTCTCCCTCGGATCGCTGACCCTTCTTTCAGATCGGGTCATGATAGCCTTCAGGAAGGTTGCCCCTGCACCGTACACCCCCGCATCCGTCCTTTCTCTCGACACCAACGAACGCAGCCTGGACGGCGTGTTCGTAGACAGTCATTCTGAAGCAGCGGTCACGGTCAAGGCCGAATTCCCTGACGTAGCCATCATTCAGCATCGGCATCACGACAGGCGGAGAAGGTTGCAAAGGAAGAAGGCGCATGACAGGCGCACCGCTAGAAACCTGTGTAGGAGGGAAGGCACAAGAGAGCACCATCGGATCGAGTACAGGCTCCACCAGGTTGCGGATGCCGTGCTCTCACTTGCCGAGGACAAGAAGTCAGCTGTAGTCTTAGAAGATCTGACCGGAATCCGGTACAAAAGAGGGAAGGATCTGAATCGCCGCCTCGGCCTGTGGCCGAGGAGGAAGCTGCATCAGATCATCGAGTACAAGGCCCAGTGGAAGGGTATCCCTGTCGTCAAAGTCGATCCACGATACAGCAGCAGAAAGTGCCCGGCATGTGGGAGAATACAAGATTCCCGAATGGGCACGGAGTTCGTGTGTGAGTGTGGCTGGCACCTCGACAGGCACATAAATGCCAGCATCAACCTGCTGCAGACAGCCATCTCGAACGGGATGGCAGGGGGTCTACGGTTCGACCCCGGCGCGTTCCAGCATGACGTTGTG